In Duganella zoogloeoides, a single genomic region encodes these proteins:
- a CDS encoding pirin family protein — protein MNNVASDTVTRERGVERVLAGQSVMDGAGVKINRVVTQPLQRRLDPFLMLDNFASGEANDYIAGFPSHPHRGFETVTYMLEGRMRHKDSAGNEGLLTNGGVQWMTAGRGVIHSEMPEQQEGRMEGFQLWLNLPARDKLRDPWYRDFNGDELPRFVTAAGVHVKVIAGSSHGVAGAVQREVTEPVYLDVEIPAGASFSQVLPPGHNAFVFVYRGAVRLGDKDVAAGRLAILANTEGADGINVHALEASRLILVAGKPLNEPIAQYGPFVMNTQAEVFQAVEDFRGGKLGEEAHA, from the coding sequence ATGAACAACGTAGCAAGTGATACCGTCACCCGCGAACGCGGCGTGGAGCGCGTGCTGGCCGGCCAGTCCGTGATGGATGGGGCTGGCGTGAAGATCAACCGCGTGGTCACGCAGCCGCTGCAACGCCGGCTCGATCCGTTCCTGATGCTCGACAATTTCGCCAGCGGCGAAGCCAACGACTACATCGCCGGCTTCCCCAGCCATCCGCACCGGGGCTTCGAGACCGTGACCTATATGCTCGAGGGCCGCATGCGCCACAAGGACAGCGCCGGCAACGAGGGGCTGCTCACCAACGGCGGCGTGCAATGGATGACCGCCGGCCGTGGCGTGATCCACTCCGAGATGCCCGAGCAGCAGGAAGGCAGGATGGAAGGCTTTCAGTTGTGGCTCAATTTGCCGGCCAGGGACAAGCTGCGCGACCCGTGGTACCGCGACTTCAACGGCGACGAGCTGCCGCGCTTTGTCACCGCCGCCGGCGTCCATGTCAAGGTCATCGCCGGCAGCAGCCATGGCGTGGCGGGCGCGGTGCAGCGCGAGGTGACCGAGCCTGTTTATCTCGACGTGGAGATACCGGCCGGCGCATCGTTCAGCCAGGTGCTGCCCCCCGGGCATAATGCATTCGTGTTCGTCTATCGGGGCGCAGTGCGGTTGGGCGACAAGGACGTGGCAGCGGGCCGCCTGGCGATCCTGGCCAACACCGAAGGCGCGGACGGCATCAACGTCCATGCGCTGGAAGCGAGCCGTTTGATCCTGGTGGCAGGCAAACCGCTGAACGAGCCGATCGCCCAATACGGTCCGTTCGTGATGAACACCCAGGCCGAGGTGTTCCAGGCGGTGGAAGACTTCCGGGGCGGCAAACTGGGCGAAGAAGCGCACGCTTGA
- a CDS encoding DMT family transporter encodes MKNWLFLVIAIVSETIATSALKSSAGFTKLLPSLLVVAGYGIAFYFLSLTLRTIPIGIAYAVWSGVGIVLIALVGWLVFGQKLDTPALLGMGLIVAGVVVMNVFSRTAQH; translated from the coding sequence ATGAAGAACTGGCTTTTCCTTGTCATCGCCATCGTTTCGGAAACCATCGCCACCTCGGCACTCAAGTCCAGCGCGGGTTTTACCAAGCTGCTGCCATCGCTGCTGGTGGTGGCCGGCTACGGCATCGCCTTCTATTTTTTGTCGCTCACCTTGCGCACCATCCCGATCGGCATCGCCTACGCGGTGTGGTCGGGCGTGGGCATCGTGCTGATCGCGCTGGTGGGCTGGCTGGTGTTCGGACAGAAGCTCGATACGCCCGCGCTGCTGGGGATGGGGCTGATCGTGGCCGGGGTGGTGGTGATGAACGTGTTTTCCAGGACCGCCCAGCATTGA
- a CDS encoding DUF1906 domain-containing protein: MTSARRAPFAASAPHANDVHAELHRIAVSRTFAHAGVSCQLLDYLVRHRDEQLYNAYSIGVEVFGRSPADFDPADDPVVGLQLVRLRSKLAQYYVGEGRGNPLRIRVPVHGYRVRIERVEPATLPGPMPRLRSVPAPSSTIPTGAPMVVLTGVKAAFELTQHAISIKQQGIDFAIRYYSHSASKNLSMAEARALTDAGIHIGVVWETIGAHLHSFSRAQGMADGAAAYLMAQSGITQPSGSAIYFEVDCNPNSDDIAGPITRYFEGINQAFKAARPGEPVYQVGVYGSAACCEAMVSAGLATLSWLAPAPDKTQPAPDASKFESFNLKQLAPAVLPVDDGRRIHVELARSNEGFPTGFFQIL; encoded by the coding sequence GTGACATCGGCGCGCCGCGCGCCGTTTGCCGCCAGCGCGCCGCACGCCAACGATGTGCATGCCGAACTGCACCGGATCGCGGTCAGCCGTACCTTCGCTCACGCCGGTGTCAGCTGCCAGTTGCTCGACTACCTGGTGCGTCACCGCGACGAGCAGCTCTACAACGCTTACTCGATCGGGGTCGAGGTATTTGGCCGCTCGCCCGCTGACTTCGACCCCGCCGACGACCCCGTGGTCGGGCTGCAACTGGTGCGCCTGCGCAGCAAGCTCGCCCAGTACTACGTCGGCGAGGGACGCGGCAATCCGCTGCGCATCCGCGTGCCGGTGCACGGCTACCGGGTGCGCATCGAGCGGGTCGAGCCTGCGACACTGCCTGGTCCGATGCCACGCCTGCGGTCGGTTCCGGCGCCTTCATCCACCATTCCCACTGGAGCACCCATGGTTGTCCTCACCGGCGTGAAAGCCGCTTTCGAACTGACGCAGCACGCGATATCAATCAAGCAACAGGGGATCGATTTTGCCATTCGCTACTACAGCCATAGCGCGAGCAAGAATTTGTCGATGGCCGAAGCGCGCGCGCTCACCGATGCCGGCATCCACATCGGCGTGGTGTGGGAAACCATCGGCGCCCACCTGCATTCTTTCAGCCGGGCCCAGGGCATGGCCGATGGCGCGGCGGCCTACCTGATGGCGCAGTCGGGCATCACCCAGCCGTCGGGCTCGGCCATCTATTTCGAAGTCGATTGCAATCCCAACTCGGACGATATCGCCGGTCCGATCACGCGCTATTTCGAGGGTATCAACCAGGCGTTCAAGGCGGCACGGCCGGGCGAGCCGGTATACCAGGTCGGGGTGTACGGCTCGGCTGCGTGTTGCGAGGCCATGGTCAGTGCCGGCCTGGCGACGCTGAGCTGGCTGGCGCCGGCGCCGGACAAGACCCAGCCGGCGCCCGATGCGTCGAAGTTCGAGTCGTTCAACCTCAAGCAACTGGCGCCCGCAGTGCTGCCGGTTGACGACGGCCGCCGCATCCACGTCGAGCTGGCGCGCAGCAATGAGGGTTTTCCTACCGGCTTTTTCCAGATTCTTTAA